Proteins encoded in a region of the Vicia villosa cultivar HV-30 ecotype Madison, WI linkage group LG5, Vvil1.0, whole genome shotgun sequence genome:
- the LOC131602704 gene encoding wings apart-like protein 2: MIVRTYGRRNRSISETCSGSSLNDDVSEPFSTNALNQEQDTHFGGFAFSSQDSSSQWSLFDSDPNSIDDLYGADRREAKRAKGVAATNGFSFPSTSTLMEAQEFGEMMEHVDEVNFALDGLRKGQPVRIRRSSLVSLLSICATTQQRRLLRSQGMAKTIVDALLGLSLDDSPSILAAATLFYILTSDGQDDHLLESPSCVKFLIKLLRPIVSTDIKDKAPNIGSKLLSLRQNNDMLKKTTSKFDSSSGVIFSKVQEVLVNCKDLKATCQNNTGTERPELCPKWLTLLTMEKACLSAISLDETSGAVRKTGGNFKEKLREHGGLDAVFEVTMSCHSDLENWKNYSSRSAKDLKNDQRLKCLTLLLKCLKIMENATFLSKDNQTHLLGLKRKLSPKASPLSFTELILIVIKMLSDLCLRQSASDVSTVAKLNDSFSMLSDDSELDQLRDSKENKPISISSDSSYIGVESRNYYDEERASSIKNSNVSHNTQLLTCARLERSLSVSETPSTSTTDTYSLKMRINSCTSGSSSGLSKSSCHKKSPIQNIFRKSVHFSEGPPVVVLEDSQDPFAFDEDDSGLSKSSYCQKSMTLNNSRKNVQFTKGTPVVNLEDSQDPFAFDQDDSGLSKSSYCQKPMTLNSSRKNVHFTERTPVVILEDNHDPFAFDEDDIVPSQWDLLSGKHKPSHSKKHKVANRKFENERLSQTKMSQENEHQSQTKMSHENEHQLQTKMSHENEHQLQTKMSQQESSDGNINCSSSDISYEEDSSLLSDCLLTAVKVLMNLTNDNPIGCQLIAANGGLEAMSMLIAGHFPSFSSSPSFAQIKENSLRTEKDHLCGDRLLNDHELDFLVAILGLLVNLVEKDSQNRSRLAAASVLLPSSKGLYQEVRRDVIQLLCSIFLANKGESEVAAGEEKKFELHDEEAVLQGEKEAEKMIVEAYSALLLAFLSTESKSIRESIADNLPDHNLASLVPVLDRFVEFHLSLDMISPETHKTVSEVIESCRIR; the protein is encoded by the exons ATGATTGTTCGCACATACGGTCGACGCAATAGATCGATTTCCGAAACGTGCTCTGGCTCTTCTCTAAACGACGACGTATCAGAGCCCTTTTCAACAAACGCTCTTAACCAAGAACAAGACACCCACTTCGGGGGATTCGCTTTCTCTTCCCAAGATTCTTCCTCTCAGTGGTCTTTATTCGATTCCGACCCCAATTCGATTGACGATTTGTACGGAGCAGATCGCCGGGAGGCAAAGAGGGCAAAGGGTGTAGCCGCAACGAACGGATTCTCTTTTCCGTCGACGTCAACGCTGATGGAGGCGCAGGAGTTTGGGGAGATGATGGAGCATGTGGATGAGGTTAATTTCGCTCTCGATGGACTACGTAAGGGTCAACCTGTACGGATCAGAAGATCTAGTTTGGTTTCTCTTTTGTCAATCTGTGCCACCACGCAGCAGCGAAGGCTTCTTCGCTCTCAGGG GATGGCAAAGACAATAGTTGATGCTCTTTTAGGCCTAAGTCTCGATGATTCTCCCAGCATTCTTGCAGCTGCAACCCTTTTCTACATTCTGACTAGTGAT GGTCAAGATGATCATCTCCTTGAATCACCGTCTTGTGTTAAATTTCTAATCAAGTTGTTAAGACCAATTGTATCTACAGATATTAAAGACAAAGCACCGAACATTGGCTCTAAACTTCTATCACTGCGTCAGAACAATGACATGCTAAAAAAAACGACGTCAAAATTTGACTCCAGCTCTGGTGTAATTTTTTCTAAAGTCCAAGAAGTTCTAGTTAATTGCAAAGATCTAAAAGCAACTTGTCAAAATAACACTGGGACTGAAAGGCCAGAGTTATGCCCAAAATGGTTAACATTGCTGACTATGGAGAAGGCTTGTTTATCTGCCATTTCTCTTGATG AAACCTCTGGTGCTGTACGGAAGACTGGTGGAAATTTTAAGGAAAAACTAAGGGAGCACGGAGGACTTGATGCAGTTTTTGAAGTCACTATGAGTTGTCATTCTGATTTGGAG AATTGGAAGAATTATAGTTCTCGGTCTGCCAAAGATTTGAAAAATGATCAACGCTTAAAATGTCTAACCTTgcttctcaagtgcctgaagataATGGAAAATGCTACTTTTCTAAGCAAAGACAATCAG ACTCATTTACTTGGATTGAAAAGAAAGTTGAGTCCCAAGGCTAGCCCGTTGTCATTTACGGAGCTGATTTTAATTGTCATAAAGATGCTCTCAG ATCTATGTTTGCGTCAGAGTGCGTCTGATGTGTCCACTGTTGCCAAGCTTAATGACTCTTTCTCTATGCTCAGTGATGATTCTGAATTGGATCAGCTCAGAGACTCTAAAG AGAATAAACCTATATCCATCAGTTCCGATAGTAGTTACATTGGCGTGGAGAGTAGGAATTACTATGATGAGGAGAGGGCCTCTTCTATTAAGAATTCTAACGTTTCTCATAACACCCAACTGTTGACATGTGCTCGGTTGGAAAGGTCGCTGTCTGTTTCTGAAACTCCCAGCACATCAACAACTGATACATACTCACTAAAGATGAGGATCAATTCATGTACGTCTGGGTCTTCCAGTGGTTTATCAAAGAGTTCGTGTCATAAAAAATCCCCGATCCAAAATATTTTCAGGAAGAGTGTTCACTTTTCTGAAGGCCCCCCAGTTGTAGTCTTGGAAGATAGCCAAGATCCTTTTGCATTTGATGAGGATGACAGTGGCTTGTCAAAGAGTTCATATTGTCAAAAATCCATGACCCTAAATAATTCCAGGAAGAATGTTCAGTTTACGAAAGGTACCCCGGTTGTAAACTTGGAAGATAGCCAAGATCCATTTGCATTTGATCAGGATGACAGTGGATTATCAAAGAGTTCATACTGTCAAAAACCTATGACCCTAAATAGTTCTAGGAAGAATGTTCACTTTACGGAACGTACCCCGGTTGTAATTTTGGAAGATAACCATGATCCCTTTGCATTTGATGAGGATGACATTGTGCCCTCTCAGTGGGACCTACTATCGGGGAAACACAAACCATCTCATTCTAAAAAACATAAGGTAGCAAatagaaaatttgaaaatgaacGTCTATCACAAACCAAAATGAGTCAAGAAAatgaacatcaatcacaaaccaAAATGAGTCATGAAAATGAACATCAATTGCAAACCAAAATGAGTCATGAAAATGAGCATCAATTGCAAACCAAAATGAGTCAACAAGAATCAAGTGATGGGAACATCAATTGTTCCAGTTCTGACATCAGTTATGAAGAAGATTCTAGCCTTCTAAGTGATTGCCTTCTTACTGCTGTTAAG GTGCTGATGAATTTGACTAATGACAACCCTATTGGCTGTCAACTAATTGCTGCCAATGGAGGACTAGAGGCTATGTCTATGTTAATTGCTGGTCATTTCCCTTCTTTTAGCTCATCGCCATCCTTTgctcaaataaaagaaaattctTTGAGAACTGAAAAGGACCATCTATGTGGTGATAGGCTTCTAAATGATCACGAGTTGGATTTTCTTGTTGCTATTCTGGGTTTGCTTGTAAATCTGGTTGAGAAGGACAGTCAAAACAG ATCACGGCTTGCAGCAGCCAGTGTTCTACTACCTTCTTCAAAAGGCTTGTACCAGGAAGTTCGGCGGGATGTTATTCAATTATTATGCTCTATTTTCTTAGCTAACAAAGGTGAAAGTGAGGTGGCAGCTGGGGAGGAAAAAAAATTTGAACTG CATGATGAGGAAGCTGTTCTACAAGGTGAAAAAGAAGCTGAGAAAATGATTGTCGAAGCTTACTCTGCGTTGCTTCTAGCATTTCTTTCCACTGAAAG CAAGAGCATTCGCGAATCAATTGCTGACAATCTTCCAGATCACAACCTGGCCAGTCTTGTACCTGTGCTGGACAGATTTGTG GAATTTCATCTGTCTTTGGACATGATTTCACCAGAGACTCATAAAACTGTTAGCGAGGTAATTGAATCATGTAGAATTCGGTGA
- the LOC131602706 gene encoding cytochrome P450 736A117-like: MHSTCLSFTENHNLPDPMSVFLPSSLSLKNLYSLSPMLFFAIFPLLISLFFIIKWYSNNSATKKNLPPSPPRFPLLGNLHQLGLFPHRTLQTLAQKYGPLMLLYFGKVPVVVVSSADAACKVMKTHDLVFCDRPQRKTYDIMLYGSNDVASCAYGEYWRQVRSLCVLHLLSNKRVQSYRRVREEETAKLMQVIQEESSCVNLSELCSTVTNDITCRVALGKRYGEKGGVFPELMLEFGELIGTFFIGDYIPWLNWLGKVNGFYSKAEKVAKRLDEFFEEVIEEHISGKKFDGNVGDENNDFVDILLSVQKSNDTGFLFDRTAIKGLLLDMFAAGTDTTYTVLEWAMTELLRNQTVMHKLQDEVRTMVGNRTHVSEEDLVKMNYLKAVIKETLRLHVPIPLLVPRRCMEDIKVNGYDIAAGTQVIVNAWAIARDPSSWDEPLEFKPERFMNCSTDFKGLDFELIPFGAGRRGCPGMLFAIAVNELVLANLVCQFDWKLGNGVAGEDLDMSEVVSFTCHRKYPLMAIATKYEKK, translated from the exons atgcacagcacATGTCTATCTTTCACAGAAAATCACAATCTTCCAGATCCCATGTCAGTCTTTCTGCCAAGTTCTCTCTCACTGAAAAACTTATATTCATTATCACCTATGCTTTTCTTCGCCATCTTTCCACTATTAATCTCTCTTTTCTTCATTATCAAATGGTATTCCAACAATTCTGCTACCAAAAAAAACTTACCACCTTCACCTCCAAGATTTCCTCTGCTTGGCAATCTCCATCAACTTGGCTTATTTCCTCACCGCACACTCCAAACTTTAGCTCAAAAATATGGACCTTTAATGCTTCTTTATTTTGGGAAGGTGCCAGTGGTTGTAGTTTCCTCTGCTGATGCAGCATGTAAAGTAATGAAAACTCATGATTTGGTTTTCTGTGATAGGCCGCAGCGTAAAACCTATGATATCATGTTGTATGGCTCCAACGATGTGGCAAGCTGTGCATATGGTGAGTATTGGAGACAAGTAAGGAGTCTATGTGTGTTACATCTTCTGAGTAATAAAAGAGTTCAATCTTATCGTCGTGTTAGAGAGGAAGAAACAGCAAAACTGATGCAAGTTATTCAAGAGGAGAGTTCTTGTGTGAATTTATCTGAGTTGTGTTCTACAGTTACTAATGATATAACATGTAGGGTAGCTCTAGGAAAAAGATACGGTGAAAAAGGTGGAGTTTTTCCTGAGCTTATGTTGGAGTTTGGAGAGTTAATAGGTACTTTCTTTATAGGAGATTATATACCTTGGCTTAATTGGTTGGGAAAGGTTAATGGCTTCTATAGCAAGGCAGAGAAAGTGGCCAAACGTTTGGATGAGTTTTTTGAGGAAGTAATTGAAGAGCACATTAGTGGTAAGAAATTTGATGGAAATGTTGGTGATGAAAACAATGATTTTGTGGACATTTTGCTTTCGGTTCAAAAGAGCAATGATACTGGTTTCTTATTTGATAGAACTGCAATAAAGGGTTTATTACTG GACATGTTTGCTGCAGGTACTGATACTACGTACACAGTCCTAGAGTGGGCAATGACAGAACTGTTAAGAAACCAAACCGTGATGCATAAATTGCAAGATGAAGTGAGAACCATGGTTGGTAACAGAACTCATGTATCTGAAGAAGATTTGGTTAAGATGAACTACTTGAAGGCAGTGATCAAAGAAACACTTCGCCTGCATGTTCCGATTCCACTGTTAGTCCCTCGGAGATGTATGGAAGATATCAAAGTGAATGGCTATGACATTGCGGCTGGAACACAGGTAATTGTCAATGCTTGGGCTATTGCGAGAGACCCTTCAAGTTGGGATGAACCTCTAGAGTTTAAACCAGAAAGGTTTATGAATTGTTCAACAGATTTCAAAGGATTGGATTTTGAACTTATACCATTTGGAGCTGGAAGAAGGGGTTGTCCTGGAATGTTGTTTGCTATTGCTGTGAATGAGTTAGTGCTAGCAAACCTTGTTTGtcaatttgattggaaattgggTAATGGAGTTGCAGGGGAGGATTTGGACATGTCTGAAGTTGTTAGCTTTACTTGTCATAGAAAATATCCTCTTATGGCAATAGCtactaaatatgaaaaaaaatga